One Castanea sativa cultivar Marrone di Chiusa Pesio chromosome 4, ASM4071231v1 DNA window includes the following coding sequences:
- the LOC142632592 gene encoding uncharacterized protein LOC142632592, with amino-acid sequence MHAYEYLANIAPAQWTRSHFTPRVLTDCLVINLSESFKSMILKSWEKPILAMLEWIRVRLMTKLYTKREGIKKYAGKLCPSIQDKLEKLKVESKPFSATLACSFLYEVANQYERHVVDLIKKIGSCRYWDLNGIPCKHAITTIYTNIETPKAYTHPCYHKETYMEIYKEVLPPMPGQSEWAKTGQPAPLAPHIYKPPSRPPKQRKRAPDEPKNPYKASRLHKPVRCGKCKKEGHNSEGAKLASLGRHHGKRDMLEREKAAKGWVPTPSTRSGSAPQPSPANRSTGGVRTRGQLAAQRPPKMNSVGGKSKGKK; translated from the exons ATGCATGCATATGAGTATCTTGCAAACATTGCACCTGCACAGTGGACAAGGTCACACTTCACTCCTAGGGTCTTAACAGATTGTTTGGTAATTAACTTAAGTGAGTCTTTTAAATCAATGATATTGAAGTCTTGGGAAAAGCCTATCTTGGCAATGTTAGAGTGGATTAGGGTTAGACTTATGACTAAGCTTTACACAAAAAGGGAAGGGATAAAGAAGTATGCTGGAAAGTTGTGTCCAAGCATACAAGATAAGTTAGAGAAATTGAAGGTTGAAAGCAAGCCATTTAGTGCTACCCTAGCTTGCAGTTTCCTTTATGAGGTAGCCAATCAGTATGAAAGGCATGTAGTTGATCTTATCAAGAAGATAGGCAGCTGTAGGTATTGGGATTTAAATGGCATTCCATGTAAACATGCCATAACTACCATTTATACAAACATTGAGACACCAAAAGCCTACACCCACCCATGTTACCACAAAGAAACTTACATGGAGATATACAAGGAGGTACTTCCTCCCATGCCTGGCCAGTCAGAATGGGCTAAGACTGGACAGCCTGCTCCTCTAGCACCTCACATATACAAACCACCAAGCAGGCCACCCAAGCAAAGAAAGAGGGCTCCTGATGAGCCTAAGAACCCTTACAAAGCAAGTAGGCTGCACAAACCTGTAAGGTGTGGGAAATGCAAAAAGGAGGGGCATAACTCAGAGGGTGCAAAACTGGCATCACTAGGGAGACACCATGGCAAAAGAGACATGcttgaaagagaaaaagct GCAAAGGGATGGGTGCCTACACCTAGTACCAGATCCGGATCTGCACCTCAG ccTTCACCTGCAAATAGGAGCACTGGTGGTGTGAGGACTAGAGGACAGCTTGCTGCACAAAGGCCACCAAAAATGAATTCAGTGGGTGGAAAGAGTAAAGGCAAGAAATGA